Sequence from the Temnothorax longispinosus isolate EJ_2023e chromosome 6, Tlon_JGU_v1, whole genome shotgun sequence genome:
tttatacttgtcttacattataacaatatattttgcatagtTATTGTATCTTAAACAAAAGATTCAAGAAGAAATAGTTTTTCTCAATATCAGATATAGTTACTGCATACCCTTAccaatattgatattttatttttagatgacTTAATAGGTGATTCTATGCATAATATGCCTGTAGTAGTAGGAAATACCGTTGCCAATCACGTAACCGGATCAGGAACAGGGAATTATCCTGGTCATCCAAGAACCCAGAATACAAAATTAACGCCTATGCATATCCGAAGCAAGTTTGGACAATTAGGACCCAGTAAAGGGCAATTTAATTCGCCTCATGGATTCTGTCTGGGAACTGATGAAGATATTATCGTCGCGGATACAAATAATCATAGAATTCAGGTATGTATAATGATACATGCTAGCAATAAGTACTttgttatagaaaaaaaagtgtataaagcacagacttttatataaatctttgtcTATGTTGATTCTAGATTTTTGATAAGACTGGTACTTTCAAATTTCAATTCGGTGTTCCTGGTAAAGAAGAGGGACAATTATGGTACCCCAGGAAAGTAGCCGTTATGAGAAATAATGGCAAATTTGTTGTGTGCGATCGTGGAAACGAACGATCCCGAATGCAGATATTTACGAAGAATGGCCACTTTATAAAGAAGATCGCTATTCGTTACATCGATATCGTAGCTGGCCTAGCTGTTACCAGCCAAGGTCATATTGTGGCTGTTGACAGTGTGTCGCCAACTGTGTTCGTAATCAGTGATACAGGAGACCTTTTGAGGTGGTTTGATTGTAGTGACTATATGAGAGAACCAAGTGATATTGCTATCAGTGGTAAGCATAATCTTTCTCAATAGCAGTACCTATaccaataaaattacaattaaattgcGTTTCTTAGTAGAcaaactatataatttataatattaataattgaattgcatgcaaattataaaaattttgtgtaaaattttttaggcaaagaatattttgtttgCGACTTCAAAGGACATTGTGTTGTGGTGTTCAACGAAGAGGGTAAATTCCTGCGTCGCATTGGCTGTGAGAATGTAACAAACTTCCCGAACGGGATTGATATTAGCGATGCAGGAGATGTATTAATTGGAGATTCACATGGTAATCGTTTCCATGTAGCTGTCTTCTCCAGAGCGGGCTCCTTAATATCAGAATTTGAATGTCCATATGTAAAGGTAGAGTGttatatcttttacattttattcctggatgtatatatatatttttaatataatgtaaatgaaaCGTGAGTTTCCGAAACAAGTTATCGTTTagcttctttatttatatctgtcaacttttttcaataatgttttataaagtCAATATATGGAATGACAGGAATCGAACCTAAGATCTATAAATAATGGATCAATTGCTTTCAAATGGAGCCAAATGTCATTCCATACTTTTCTttagtttacatatattatcgtTTTAAAACTCTGATTACCAGTAATAATGAACTGTTGTACTGATCAGTTGaaagtaaaaatcaatttaatattagtaGATCTTATAAGATAACTAAGTTATGTTCTATTTTATCTTactaaatgtttttttactaaactataaattaatgatttttaaaataatagcgcttttaaatgttataattccTAGGTGTCTCGATGTTGTGGCTTGAAGATAACTTCGGAAGGATATATTGTAACACTGGCCAAAAACAACCACCATGTCCTTGTATTAAACACTCTTTATATATTGTGAAGTGGCATCAGACGAGTAAGTATGTTATAAACTTCCTCCTGCAAGTGGAAACTTCTTTGGAAACTGCTCTCAACGAAAGGTGGGAAAGGCATGCCCAAGGCATTACGTTCGAATATTGGGCCTATTGAAGCAATAGAAACAAGTGCAGCATGCAGCTTTAAtagttgtaaaaatataatgcgtCCCCGTTTTATGAAAGTAACAAtgttgaaaacaaaaaaaaaagcagaaaggTAACGTACGTCTCCGACCAAACAGTATAATAGTAACTTAGCAATTTGCATTTTGGTAAACTGccaaagtaaattaaattaactaagTGGAAccagttatataaaaaaaaagagagaagcagTAAGCTATATCAACCAGTAAGCAACCAACCAGCCAGTTGGATCGCTTGTAGTAGAGAAAGCAATTTATAATGGCCTTCCGTCAAAATTGGTTGTTGTACATCATTTTTGACATGTCAGTATTTTAAGTAtgtttataaatcaaattattctAGTCTCCGACGAGCACTTTCTATACACTGGTTTTTCGATTCGTGCTCGGAACAAGACGTTCTCGtcctgattttttattaatcaaggATGTTTGTCTTCTTAGTCCTAACTGATGCTTCAAGATGCATATAAGTGCACAGATTACGTTTAAAAAGTTTTCCTTTAAGAGAGCTTCTAAGTAACTAATAAATTCAGCAGGATAAATTTCACGATGAAAGGATCAAAATTTTTCGCTTAATaggaaaaaaagacaaaaaaaaaagaacgttgCATGCTGCGAGGTAGTTGGTAGTACTTCCTGCTCTTATCATATCGTATTTCTAAAGAAGAGAATGAAAAACAATACTCCTCATTGCAGCAGGCACGAAGCTTAACGAGAGCTATGTTCCTGATTTCTTTCTGCGCGTTTGAAAATGATAGTTGagaacataaatataaaaacaacgTTAATGTGCAAGGAATAGATTATGGTATGTTGAAAATCaaacatttaatatcttatataaaaagtgTCGTACACAGAAAAGGTACTTtgagcgtaaaaaaaaaagtgaaataattatttacacttaTGAGACAAACGAGTAGATCCCATTTGTGCATTGTTAAAATTAGACGAGACACATAATGGTTACAATATTTACTCAGGATGCTTTATTATGGTCCACCATAtgaatatgatatatatgcgTGTGTGAATTATTGGTTCGTGGTGCTAGTGAATAATGTATCCATACCATGTAAatgtatttgttataaaattacagaaatcGTTCCCGCGCATTTTTTACAATGCAGGGGAGCGATtttgtgtaatatattatataagattcgtaagtacataatatatatataccaccGGTATATCATATAGGGACGATACTTtatctatgtaaaaaaaaaaaaggaaataacgTACAGTTTGCTAAACAACctctatttatgtatatattaacatgatacatgaaaaaggaaaaaaccaCATAagacacatacatatatagaaatacacatattttttaggGTTGTTTACATGATCAGCCTTAAGATTTGATTGAACTAAAATGCAATGTGTATACAACATATACATCGGATATTTGGCAGATTGCTACACTGTGTTACCTTACATTATCTACaaacgtttaattataaatctatcTTGCCATACCAAATGCTAGGTAGCACatccatatatacatataatatatatatatacacagcatatatatatatatatatttatttatacttgaCTAGCTTTATCAAATTCGTTTGCATACaggaaaattatatcgataatGTCTGGTTTCATTACTCGTGTGAAGCAAGTGAAAACAATTTAGACGAAACGAGAAACGCAAAAAGTGGGACAGTACTAGGAGGCTATTTTAAAGTTCGCGCATAACATCGGCATTTGTAGTAAATTGCACGAAGCCTACATACATACACCTAAGCTAATCAGTCGTACTCATCTCTCGTATAACGTtagaagttttaattttatatataaaaagaaaaaaaagaaaagaaaaattaattctgaaatatttaatagtcaTGGTTAGCagagttatataaataatgcctGTGATAATAGTATCGTCAGGATAAGTTGTGTCCTTAAAGAGTCTCTGATGTTGTTGCTAGGTAAATATTGATTAGAAGTGTATCAATGTGAGATACCATTGGTTGCCGCCTGCGAGGTGTTTTTACAAGCACAATAACGCCTGTCGCAGTGCAGGCCGTCAATCGTCTCTAATGATAcgcgttaaatataaaaagaagatattcaaaataaagagagaacatgttgcaaaatttttgccagtcatattaaaaataaaaaaaaaactcatagTGTAACGAATGGATGACCATTAACGAGAGGGTCTTTTACctcacaaaattattatattacgctCACCTTACATATACTTGAATATTTTAGTATAGATTTactctttacatatttttatctctgtgGAAGACTACTTGGCTAATTTAGGCCACTGTTGAAATTCACCCCTTATTTGCCTTGATGTTTAAATtacaacaataatatataaaaagaaaagaacgagAATTACTTGTTACGTAAATGGTAATTGTGATAGattttttgatgatttttaCAATCTCAAAAGTCTTATTATCCTAATatgtatagaattatatagTCACTCTGTACGTATAATAGATAAACTTTGCTTACATTGTTAAACTAATATTAAAAGCTCTCATAACTATCCACACTAAACAGTTTTACAACTGGCGGTGTAAATCGAAGGTCGTATTTCGAGCATGGGATAGGTTTCTGTGTGTATTACTTTTAACAGtactatttttattgctaTACAACTTCCAAGGCCTTTTAGGTGCCACAGGTTCTCCGacataatttttcaagcaGAATTGTCtgaatttacatatttattgtacGGTCGAATTTTCGAATGTTGCGTTTGCCGTGGAGTTAAAATTACCATTTCCGTTTCTTTTTTGATAATAGTAGAGTTGCCacctgtttttatttataacatcgGAGTTAGTGCGCGATCACGTTTGTTTCCCGTTGCAAAATTGCTTTCGAAACGTGACGTTTTACAAGCTATGTTTTACGATAAACTTGGCAACACGAGGAAGACGGAGTTGCGAGCGCCTCGCGTCGCTCCGTTTCTAATTTCGCGAATTACGATTTGCGCGAATTGTATAAGACACAATACTTGTCAATCGTAAAATATGTCGTGTATCCGATGAGGAAATCGTTGCTATATATCACACACACGAATATGTTCctgatttcaaaaaaaaaagaggaagaaagaaaaagaaaagagtcgtatatattatacaataagaaTTACTGCGATGTTCACAAGCATTAACGAGACAgctacaattatataaataataggaCTAACATGACACGACATAAACTGAATTCTAGCCTACGGTTAATCATAGTCTTCCTAGAAtcctaaagaaaaaaaaaagagtatgaCTTTGCTATATTGATTAGGGCATGGCCAATTAACGCTATATAGCTGGttataaatgaaagaaaaagcgTAACGAAAAGAGTTATCTTACGAATTGCGCTTTGTATTAACATCTTTACATCACTTTACTGGACATGGCTtatacactaaaaaaaaaagtccgTGATTAATGTTTACTTTTTCATGCCTTCagcataatttaaattgtatttatatacaagagagaaaaaaaagagagggtCAACAATCTATgatcaaaaaaaaaaaagaaaaaaagaaaaggagaaagaaaaagccGTAGCTCATTATGTGTAAGCGTTCCgcgttatttttgtaataatatttttattccttattcGATCATATACATCGTCTTATactatgtaattattaatttttacccTTATGCAAGCGTTATGTGTTCGATTGGCTGTTTCCGACGCTATTATAGCGTACTTATTTGGATACATTAGATCATTTTTTCTGCGGCAGGGTATTGCCGGGGAATACGTGGTACGAGCttgctaatatatattttgatctATTACGTTTTTATTCGGGCAATCCGGGAAAGCGGGATTGCTCTTAAacgtgtatttatattatttatatattgttttgtttaattggttttataaatttctcgcCATAGTTATGTATTTTACTTCGAAAAGATAAGAAGACGTTATCTCCTCGATCGGTTTCTATTATACAAttcatttcattttaattgtGTTCTTTTTCAGATACGCGCATACACACGTTTATCGTCTtcgctttaattttttacgtttttgttgccaatattattaattttttttctctttgtttcaAATACTCAATCTGAGGTGGGATGACAAGGAATTCTATACAGCTTGTCATACTACCTTGTGGGAGAAGGCAGAAAAAAAGCGATTAGTTCGTAACAAGTATTGATGTTAATTCTACTTTAACGATTTAACTGCATTCCAAATCGATCATTTTATCTGTCACCTCGTGGGAtagaaaaaagttaaattctTTAGTGCCAAAACAGACTAATCAgagtatttatataacatgtatattattgcttacgatttgttttattccttataagtttattttattcttaataagtttttttttttaagttcgCGTCGCGCGCGGGTGTCGAAGTTCTTAGAGTAAGAAGAcaaaaaattacgattaaatCCTTGCTTAGTCAGTTAaagtacaaatatttaatatatatatattatatattctatcttTAGAGAGTAAGTAACGCGAATGGCATGTTAATGGCGTATATACTGTTACTTGGTTTCATTCCTCAACAGCActagctttatttattttgcattagtTGATGTAATACTTAACAGGCTGAGAGAAAGGGTAAAGACGCTTTCGCCATCGCCCTATACacgtgtaatatttatttttggatATTACCAACACGTTCCTTTTTGGAGGTACTTTGTTTACATATCAAATTGaccactgaaaaaaaaacccaCATTACATACAGTTGCATTCCAAACCCGGTATGCTGAAGAGCGCGTCAACCTGTGTCGAGTAGCATACCCTCGAATATATCCGTTCGGTGATCTCCGTGTTTCCACTTACTTTTAAGTAGTGATCGCGAGGCTgactgagagagagagagagagaaactatTTACGGTAAAGCGACATTTGGAATCCGTAAAGCTTCTTGCTAGCTCATAACACAGCTCACTTGCAGCTTGTCGCGtaaatcgaaaattttaaGCGTCTATCGTCTACATCGAGCGGTTGTGCTTTACCGAAAGTTAAGCCTGGCTCCGTCACGTTTCTCTGCGCAAAATTAGTTCTAGCGTCGTTTCCCTCAAATCTATCTAAATAACACATTAAATAACATGTACTATGTATATCTGAAATGAACTTTCTAACGATTCAACCTATGTTTGTACACAtacaaatattgtaaacaGCTGTCCTGAATCGATACTGCGGATTACTGTGTGTAAACCATGTTTTCCTGAGACCTCCATTGGTATTTTGCATAGAATGAGCTATTTCtggggaaagagaaaaaaataaagaaaagatctTAAATGTTCCGACATCACTTATACACTTCAAAATGTAAACTGTATAAGAATAGTACAACTGACGAAAAAAGGAGGTAAATTGTAATGCAATATGGAAAGCgtgtatatcaatatattttttatatgctaATGGGATGCCAAGGAGCATGGTCATCTTGTAATGTAACGTATTATTTAGAGTTATACACGTCCAGAGATCGACTGTGTACACACACAAATCAGTTCCCTTTGAGACTACTCAGCCTTTGTATTAAAAcaccctccctcccccccccgtCGTCGGACTACTTGAATTTcaaagtatttcaaatatgtatctatatatctctctTAGTTTACGAGTTTTACGATTTTTAATCTTCCAAAGTTTGTCAAGACTAGTCCCCGAAATATCTGTAACGCAGATCTAAACTCTCttctattacttttttttttctttttatttaccgCAAATCagctttttttctatcttgtACCAAATTTtagtttcatttttatataaaatattcaaatttatggTATTATACGTATACACATCTATATAcacttttacaaaaaaaagaaaaaaaaatattttaatctacatactgtattacataattaaagaTACGGAACATTTGCtacttatatatttgtcaaatgtattatattgaaaatatcttattatagGATGGACAGATTTAgccttaaaaagaaaaaaagataaatgttCTCTGTTGATCGTACATCGCTTCATCATATCAACTCAATTTGCCATTACCTGTCAATTCATATGTTCCGCCCTATACTAAGATATTCTCAAATGATATCACTATGCAGTTATTTGAAACGTGTAGAAGTATACATTCTTGTCTGCGCATAGGCTgcaatgcaataataatatattgtgatGCTCACAAAGCACATAAACACATTTTACCAAAAttgtaatgtttaaatatttcatgtgaTTTTGGaaactgttatatattttttatttcctgccaattgtttaatttgtaatgttgttctttgttctttttcaataaagtAATCAACTGAAGATCAAATTCTTCTTATTCACTGGTAATCACCTCGGATCGCGATTTTATTTGTGCGAAAACTCGACTTGGGTCTTTaactcgatttttttttttttatacgatattcgtatttatattcacatatattttatgtaatttagcGATTGTTACTGATATTTACCTAATAAAAGTGACAATTTGGTGCGGGCCTAACGacagagaataaatttttttaaatatctttattcgaAAAGATACATCTATACATACAGATCGTCCTGTATTTTGgagatatataacatatttattcgGAGTCCGAGTCCTTTCTAACGTACTGCTGTCTCGGTAATTCGTTCTGCAATTCAAGAACGTGTTCTACCGGCTCTGGTTTTCCATCGGCGCCGATGCGGCAAGGACGCACGACTCCCTCCCTAAGCAACGACGTTatctcgatatatatatttttttatacatataggaAAATGTATTATCATTATGGCGTTTGTGCAGCTGGTAATATATAGCTGGTTTAcacaataatgttataaatatatatgaaaacgACAGCTTTTATTTAGCATTAGATCTCGATATGATTGTGTATCTTTACGCATATCTTTGATCTGtgacgaataaaataaaatctcaatATATACAACTCACCTCGTTAATTTATCAACAAGATTCACTAGTTTTAAAGCTTCGTATTCCTTTTGCTCCTCCGTCATGCCTTCGAACGGATTTGGTTTGGGTTCCTCGAAGCATCCGATTACTGGGTTTATCCTTAATAAAGAATCATCCGATTATTTATAAGACTTTTCATCCTTACTCTCTTCACGAATATATTTCTCGCCGATTACTTACTGCTCCTTATACTTCTGATATTCTTCCGTTTCGCTATCTTCCGATTCGGAAGAATAAGCTGTTTCCGCCTGGCCACGACCACCTAATAATCCTTTAGCAGCAAACATTCCTGCAGCATTTCCGTATCCTGTGTATTTCACCATGCGAGCAACTGTAAGCAATATCGACAATGTTAGCTCTCGACAATTTTAGTTctagataaaattatgctGCTGGACTTATTTTAACATGGTAGATAAATACCATTTTCTTTACAAAGGACAAACAAAAGTTCCGCAACTAGATCGCGCAATTCCGTGATAGGCGatgttaataatttgcataatttagcCCTTAATGTTGTCCCTTCTTCAGGACGATGCATTACATCCTTTAATGGAGGtagaatctaaaaaatttatatgatttcattattttggaCAGTCTCTTCGGAAATAGATAACCATTTAttcaaatctttttcttttcaccaAGTCAGAGTATAGAGTTTGCATGAATAACTTCaagtatatcataaaaataactattttaccTGTAATCTTACGTATTTGCGAATAATCCTCTCTGATTTGACGAGTCTGACCAGTGCAGTAATTATTGGAGAGAAGTTTTCTATTAAATGTGTCTTACATTCTAATTTCTTATCTAAAAACCTAAGTAAAACGCATATGGCGCTCATATCCATGTTTTGGTATACATCTTTGCAATCGTTGCCCTTAGCGGCTTGTACAATTGGCGCATAACAGCTATACGGTATCACAGTCAGCAAATTGACAACGTGACTGAAacgcaataataaatatgacgTTTATTCTAATGCTAAAGTTGCAATAAGATATCACAAATATGTTTTACCTTTCAAGATCGTCTTGCTGCaccgaatatttaaaagttaacaatttatataaaattaacaccAAGTTCTTATATTTCTCTTGATCCTCAACCCCGATATTATCTGaatgtatatacaaattaaatagaaCTTTTAAAACTTCGCAGACTATCGTTATCTCCTCGGCCTAAGAGAGTaatgagaaaattttgaattatttttagatttttagatgGATACGTGTGATTAAAACATCGACGAATGATATAATGAATCTCTTTACCTTAATTACACGTGTCTCGTTATTCTGATTGTGCGCTGCAAATtcctctattattttaataagatatacaTCACCACACAAATCAGTTTTGACTATATCTCTCGTGGATGTATTTAGTGCGGTGAGTAAAAACAGTACTCTCATGTCGAACAATTTGACATCATGAGGAACATCATCCGTATAACTTTTGATCCGATCGATGAGATAAGGCAAAGAAGATATCAATACTTTCAAGCGTTGCACTTTTACGCTGTTAAATAATAAGTTGCACAGTAGCTTCAGCGATTCTATCGTAACTGCAATCGAAAGCAttcatatatttcaatatatatatcgtctGACATACAGCACAGGTGTAAATGTATAAAGATTCTTtcatagattttatattaaatttttaatattaatttatattaaacaaatgtgCTTCTATCCGAGATGTATTTATATGAacttagatttaaaaaatatattctccaATTATTCTTACCGATTGTACATGAGATTTGTTCTCCTTCGCATATCTTTGTCAAGCCtgcattttgtaatataatctttattgcaTCGTCAGTGATTAAGTCATCTAAGTTAGTTTTATCGCGGCTAGAACATAggaatgtataaatatagtatacataaataaaattaatgcattctaaaatatatattttaacatataacgTTTTCTCCATGCCACCAGATGACTCCAGAATAAACACGTaacatttcaattatatattttttcaagtatgggaatactaaataattactGATTTTGTAATTGTTAAATCTCATAACTTTTGACGATTTTATCATCTTTagttgttgaaaaatattgtactaggttataattattttgtgtgagatacatataacataattaaactTACCTGAGTATCCTCAAAGCTGCTAAGCAATGATGATGTTGGTCTATATGAACGTAatctgttaaataataaaataatctgttCCATAACTTCTCGCGTAAACAGGTACTATCCAGTTCTTCAAACCTGGTCCTTTTATCATactgaaatataaattgcataatattaatatatcattcaAAGTTTCTAGGAGAGTAAATAGAAAAGTAAATGTACATATGCACaatgaattaattagaatttaaaatattgatatgaGTAATTATTTCGTGAAACATGTGTTTGACAATTCAGCATACAGAATTGTgtgaaatcaataaattaagattaatggattaatgtaaaataaaatgtcttcTAAAGTTATAAgctttataatagatatatctcCGCGATAAACgcgaaaaacatattttacgtTTCCCGGGAAATAACGAGACGtctcatattattaataaatctccAAATACTTACAACTTTTAGAAAcacaacaatatttttacagaattcCTCGTATGTGCCGGTGATCAACTTCGGGATCAACTCGTCCATGTTAACATTTTCCATGTTAACTTTAGCTTAATAACAAGCACTTTCTAAATtgcattacattttatttcataatattggACGTGACAACAAGGGTTCACCCACCGAATCGATCGAGCTACGAAGTTTGACAGCTGATTCTTTCCTTTCTCAACGCTCATTGGACGACAACAACACACACTAGCGAGAAATGCTCACGCTACGTGCTCCGCCATGCGCCTGAATGCGCCGCTGTTTAACCGACAATTCGATGAGTTTCGGAACGCAGTTATAAAAATCGATGCTGCGAAAATACTCTTTTCTGATGCGTTTCAGGACGCAGCGTAGGAGGAAATCCAAGCCCCTCGCCCCGCGCTGCAACAATTTTTCACGACGGCGTTCCAAAActcgtcgaaaaaaaaatttctgctCCGATTGTGTACAACACGAAGTGCATCGATTGTTGCACACATACTGCAATCTGTCACCATCTGTCACTTTTAAAGGGAATGGCAGTAGTAACCTCGCCTATTAACTCAAGATATCTGATCGAGTGTTCGCGTATGCTTAGAacgaatgattattttttaattcgccgCTATCATGAAGCTCGGATGATGTGCACGCGCGTGTGTCGATCGTTATAAgcctaaataaaatatatagccgTTTGATATCGcacgtacaatttttttttaaagctacAAATATGGATCAGATAAAGGTCTCTAAGGTATAAACCGATTCAATATTTATCACTCTCTGTAATTTATCGATAACGAATTAAGGACGATAGACGTATCACACAGATATAATGACGTATTAATTATCCATTTATTGATatgctcgttttttattaaattataaatctaaaaataaatcgcaGGGTTGAAAGAACgtctctctatttttattcgcgtgtgTAATATAAATCTTCAGAAAAACACATATTTTGCAGGTGGAGAACGTGAGGATGCTAGATAAGTATAGCAACAATCATTCCATCGGTACGCTCTACCTTACAGTGACGCATCTTGTCTTTATTGAAAGAAGTGGCAAAAAGAAGATATGGGTAAATTATCTAATCTAATTATCTATCTCGCTGTGTTTACGTGACAAAAGTAACGTTTCCCACGAAATATCATAATTGCAGGTGTTGTATACGCATATTGCTAATATAGAGAAACAGCCATTGACGACCACAGGATCACCATTGTACATCAAGTGCAAGCATTTCTTCATCGTCACATTTG
This genomic interval carries:
- the Ric8a gene encoding chaperone Ric-8, translating into MENVNMDELIPKLITGTYEEFCKNIVVFLKVYDKRTRFEELDSTCLREKLWNRLFYYLTDYVHIDQHHHCLAALRILSRDKTNLDDLITDDAIKIILQNAGLTKICEGEQISCTIVTIESLKLLCNLLFNSVKVQRLKVLISSLPYLIDRIKSYTDDVPHDVKLFDMRVLFLLTALNTSTRDIVKTDLCGDVYLIKIIEEFAAHNQNNETRVIKAEEITIVCEVLKVLFNLYIHSDNIGVEDQEKYKNLVLILYKLLTFKYSVQQDDLESHVVNLLTVIPYSCYAPIVQAAKGNDCKDVYQNMDMSAICVLLRFLDKKLECKTHLIENFSPIITALVRLVKSERIIRKYVRLQILPPLKDVMHRPEEGTTLRAKLCKLLTSPITELRDLVAELLFVLCKENVARMVKYTGYGNAAGMFAAKGLLGGRGQAETAYSSESEDSETEEYQKYKEQINPVIGCFEEPKPNPFEGMTEEQKEYEALKLVNLVDKLTREGVVRPCRIGADGKPEPVEHVLELQNELPRQQYVRKDSDSE